In Nematostella vectensis chromosome 11, jaNemVect1.1, whole genome shotgun sequence, a genomic segment contains:
- the LOC116610907 gene encoding protein eyes shut homolog: MLTFYSCTYSISRYLSTTTLPSQATRTKRFIMPIIIATLFLSFHSASAQSDNNVTNVQTCVSCPTGATCFTDEARNMTKEWGYDGYICSSSQECYGANSMNVQLPRQIPVVILLGDRLTFVPWREQDFEFQPYNLSKADFDKCNVVGTSLSPSLTGDPVVVEDRYLRPPGIKYFAVKTNNNLFTCDFGMKLEVSVRSKEPCINPNDRSTGVCSGKGQCVMLGQFFTYNMTCKCCDYYTGKYCEELNSCLRSPCQNQATCLDINAGLRDAYNCSCVPGFTGKNCEINIDDCASRPCLNGGLCVDGVNSYSCLCQPDINGDNCEIVTPNRCQPNPCENGGTCDRTVGNDGSRSNYSCTCVSGYTGRNCTERDLCEPENPCANGGTCQRTIGSDGSLGYNCTCAPGYLGTNCTERNLCEPVNPCINGGTCKRTVGSDGSPGYNCTCAPGYLGTNCTERNLCEPVNPCVNGGTCKRTVGSDGSPGYNCTCAPGYLGTNCTERNLCEPVNPCANGGTCKRTVGSDGSAGYNCTCIEGFTGKNCSEITPSSSSVPTPSSSSDIQKTAIRSTSVTVQYSTSSVPIIAITTSYDMAETTSLVSTLQLLTTPAATLPTDSLKSTGVFKPTTAIDTQLSTITPTSPSSVTSSDVGSTDTATSTPTSSPSSPITSSDVGGSDTSSLIINTTTSGITPRSTISVTTLTTTPTHTTTSITLHPSSAILDSSLGPASTPRTTISSTTHVSSTPIASSSMVMTPTAINPSATVTTTVPSTSVVVKPVRAMTCSDSPCGPGTCIDVKDYHALVNFTCQCPYKTFGPRCSRDYTPHFIRFSNNSYLVHKEIVTSPEFNKIVIAFKTNATDGLLFFSKHASYRDFFQLHIVGGKLEFRFDPGDRLAAIKSDADVSIGRKITAVITYNSRTKTATLQVDSGDVYRKVLSGDLVGINLGDKWYIGGAPPSISLGSTVGAVVTPSLVGCISDIEVNNVGIKLTDATDWYNLGECDAPCVNNPCRNGGTCTPDADDPHDYDCKCPSGYQGKSCTLISACVGDPCSGGRCIVSNSSQPQNHVCLCPYGKAGVSCEHDISISVPGFTMLHGYASYIQYATPTPGASHFDITMQFRVDDPIAWNDALLLYSSQDRYLGGGDFIALGLKDGQVLLQYNLGSGLARIRSCSLNKTQDWHTVTAGRSGPEGYVYADNCEKVRGSSEGNLQELNLYAPLFIGGVHDLSELPTYVDFKSGFRGNLYGMAIRFSNQEVWRNLSLLQTQGVSERVEAGSNIGNESYNECISQTPPCLNGGNCTRHAATYVCRCLPGWRGLYCGSRSIPCLDYNPCAFGSTCREKQGVVTCDCPLGRTGLTCSQKLNIQVPLFKESSYMEFKSPAYIRTVTSIVIKFTPKALNGLLFYTTHKIDSLRGDFISLALHNGFIQGRFDLGSGIGFGQTTQPVTINTEVTVILNRTRNSGSLQLNNDPPVAFTSPGNAVALDVTSNLYLGGAPQLSSVNPRAVEDVMSLRDYTGCISEAKVNNQVLVLTEVGAVSGRNIDNCATQGAVA, translated from the exons ATGTTGACGTTTTATAGTTGCACGTATAGCATCTCTAGGTACTTGAGTACAACAACTTTACCATCACAAGCAACAAGAACTAAACGATTTATTATGCCGATAATCATAGCCACCCTATTTTTATCATTCCATTCAGCGTCAGCCCAAAGTGATAATAATGTGACGAACGTTCAAACTTGCGTTTCGTGCCCGACCGGAGCGACGTGTTTTACGGACGAAGCGAGAAATATGACCAAAGAATGGGGATACGATGGCTATATTTGTTCCTCGTCGCAAGAGTGCTATGGGGCAAACTCGATGAACGTTCAATTACCCCGTCAGATTCCTGTAGTCATACTTCTGGGTGATCGTCTCACATTTGTGCCTTGGAGAGAGCAAGATTTCGAGTTCCAACCATACAATCTCTCAAAGGCAGACTTCGATAAGTGCAATGTAGTTGGTACATCTCTATCGCCGTCACTGACAGGAGATCCGGTTGTTGTTGAGGACAGATACCTGCGGCCACCAGGAATCAAGTACTTTGCAGTCAAAACGAATAATAATCTATTCACCTGTGATTTTGGCATGAAGTTAGAAGTCAGTGTTCGCAGTAAGGAGCCATGCATTAACCCCAATGATAGAAGTACGGGTGTGTGCAGTGGAAAGGGGCAGTGTGTAATGCTGGGGCAATTCTTTACCTATAACATGACTTGTAAGTGTTGTGATTATTATACTGGTAAATACTGTGAAGAGCTGAACAGTTGTTTGCGTAGCCCATGCCAGAATCAAGCGACATGTTTAGACATCAATGCAGGGCTTCGAGATGCCTACAACTGTAGTTGTGTACCTGGATTTACTGGGAAAAACTGTGAGATAAATATCGATGACTGTGCTTCCAGGCCATGTTTGAATGGGGGATTGTGTGTTGATGGTGTTAACAGCTACAGTTGTCTTTGCCAACCAGATATAAATGGGGACAACTGTGAAATTGTTACCCCAAATCGCTGTCAGCCAAATCCTTGTGAAAATGGGGGAACTTGTGACAGGACTGTTGGAAACGATGGATCACGATCAAATTATAGTTGTACTTGTGTATCAGGCTATACAGGTAGAAACTGCACAGAGCGTGACCTCTGTGAGCCTGAAAACCCTTGTGCAAATGGAGGAACCTGTCAGAGAACTATTGGAAGTGACGGATCTCTTGGCTATAACTGCACGTGTGCACCAGGCTATCTCGGAACAAACTGTACAGAGCGCAACCTGTGTGAGCCAGTTAACCCTTGTATAAATGGAGGAACATGTAAGAGAACTGTTGGAAGTGACGGATCTCCTGGCTACAACTGCACATGTGCACCAGGCTATCTCGGAACAAACTGTACAGAGCGCAACCTGTGTGAGCCAGTCAACCCTTGTGTAAATGGAGGAACATGTAAAAGGACTGTTGGAAGTGATGGATCACCTGGCTATAACTGCACATGTGCACCAGGCTATCTCGGAACAAACTGTACAGAGCGCAACCTGTGTGAGCCAGTTAACCCTTGTGCAAATGGAGGAACATGTAAAAGGACTGTTGGAAGTGATGGATCAGCTGGCTACAATTGCACATGCATAGAAGGTTTTACAGGGAAAAATTGTTCAGAGATCACACCATCCTCTTCTTCAGTACCTACCCCATCCAGTTCAAGTGATATCCAAAAAACAGCGATCAGGTCCACATCAGTCACTGTCCAGTATTCTACTTCTTCTGTGCCAATCATAGCAATCACAACAAGCTATG ATATGGCAGAAACAACTTCCTTGGTATCAACACTTCAGTTACTGACAACACCCGCAGCTACTCTCCCCACAGATAGTCTGAAATCTACAGGAGTTTTTAAACCCACAACTGCGATTGACACTCAGTTATCGACCATTACGCCTACATCACCCTCATCCGTAACTTCTTCTGATGTTGGCAGCACAGATACAGCAACTAGTACACCTACATCATCACCCTCATCGCCAATAACTTCTTCAGATGTTGGCGGCTCAGATACGTCTTCTTTAATCATTAATACAACTACTTCAGGGATCACACCCAGGTCAACCATCTCTGTTACAACTTTAACTACAACTCCCACACATACTACCACTTCAATTACTTTGCACCCGTCATCTGCCATTCTTGATAGTTCTCTTGGTCCAGCCTCAACACCCAGAACAACCATTTCATCAACAACACACGTATCATCAACCCCAATAGCATCATCATCTATGGTGATGACACCAACAGCAATAAACCCCTCGGCAACAGTAACAACAACTGTGCCATCCACATCAGTGGTAGTGAAGCCTGTGCGAGCCATGACTTGTAGCGACTCTCCTTGTGGACCTGGAACTTGTATAGATGTGAAGGACTACCATGCCCTGGTCAACTTCACATGTCAGTGTCCATACAAAACTTTTGGTCCTCGCTGTAGCCGGG aCTACACACCACACTTCATCAGGTTCAGTAAtaactcctatcttgttcacaAAGAAATCGTCACCTCTCCGGAGTTCAACAAAATAGTGATAGCGTTCAAGACCAATGCTACAGACGGGCTGCTGTTCTTTTCCAAGCACGCCTCTTACAGGGATTTTTTCCAACTTCATATCGTCGGAGGAAAGTTGGAGTTCCGGTTTGACCCAGGCGATAGGCTGGCAGCAATAAAAAGTGATGCTGATGTCAGCATTGGGAGAAAGATTACAGCAGTCATAAC ATATAACAGCAGAACCAAGACAGCTACCCTCCAAGTCGATAGCGGTGATGTGTATCGCAAGGTGTTATCTGGAGATCTTGTTGGCATTAACCTTGGTGACAAATGGTATATAGGTGGTGCACCGCCGAGTATTTCACTCGGCTCTACAGTGGGTGCGGTGGTGACCCCCTCTCTAGTGGGGTGTATATCGGACATAGAAGTAAACAATGTAGGCATCAAACTTACAG ATGCAACTGACTGGTACAATCTTGGCGAGTGTGATGCCCCATGTGTCAATAACCCCTGCCGCAATGGGGGAACCTGTACCCCAGATGCAGATGACCCTCATGATTACGACTGCAAATGCCCCTCTGGATATCAAGGCAAAAGCTGCACCCTCATCTCAGCATGTGTGGGGGATCCTTGTAGTGGCGGTCGTTGTATTGTCTCCAACTCTTCACAGCCACAAAACCATGTGTGTCTCTGTCCTTATGGGAAGGCGGGAGTGTCATGTGAACATG ACATCAGCATTTCAGTTCCTGGTTTTACTATGCTGCATGGCTATGCCTCGTACATCCAGTATGCCACTCCCACACCTGGTGCCAGCCATTTTGACATAACCATGCAGTTCAGAGTAGATGACCCCATTGCTTGGAATGATGCCTTGCTGCTGTACAGCAGTCAGGACAGGTACCTTGGTGGAGGAGATTTTATTGCTCTTGGGTTAAAAGATGGACAGGTCTTGTTACAATATAACCTTGGTAGCGGTCTAGCGAGAATAAGAAGTTGTTCACTAAACAAGACTCAAGATTGGCATACTGTGACTGCCGGTAGGTCAGGCCCAGAGGGCTACGTCTATGCAGACAACTGTGAAAAAGTTAGAGGGAGTTCCGAAGGAAATCTACAAGAACTGAACCTCTACGCTCCACTTTTTATTGGTGGCGTACATGACCTATCAGAGCTTCCTACTTATGTTGACTTTAAATCTGGTTTCCGTGGAAACCTTTATGGCATGGCTATACGATTCTCCAACCAGGAAGTGTGGCGAAATCTATCATTGCTGCAGACACAGGGAGTCTCTGAGAGAGTTGAAGCTGGGAGTAACATTGGAAATGAGAGCTATAATGAGTGTATTTCACAGACGCCGCCATGCCTTAATGGTGGAAACTGCACCCGTCATGCTGCAACGTATGTTTGCAGGTGTCTTCCTGGATGGAGAGGTCTTTACTGTGGGAGCCGTTCAATTCCGTGTTTAGACTATAACCCTTGTGCCTTCGGGTCCACATGCAGAGaaaagcaaggtgttgtcacaTGTGACTGTCCACTTGGAAGAACAGGGCTTACATGTAGTCAAA AGCTGAACATCCAAGTGCCCCTATTCAAAGAGTCATCCTACATGGAATTTAAATCTCCAGCCTATATCAGAACCGTCACTTCTATTGTAATAAAGTTCACACCAAAAGCTCTGAATGGGCTGCTGTTTTACACAACACATAAGATAGACAGTCTCAGGGGTGACTTCATCTCTCTTGCTCTTCACAATGG